The Bremerella alba genome includes a window with the following:
- a CDS encoding ornithine cyclodeaminase family protein, which yields MTCRFYREQEVDQLLDMATAIEVVEESFRQLGTGGAENVPRHRANAPGFVLHGMHASAEYLGTAGWKMYTTTRIGAKFVVGIYDIDSGQMVALIEADKLGQMRTAASSAVGARYLAKKPITQLGLFGTGWQAESQLEAMATEFPLTQAFVYSRDQEKREAFAERMADKCQIEIVPVHNPKDAVEDLPLVITATTSKHPVFDGNLLAEGALVCAMGGNWAFKREIDVVTIRRADNWVCDSIEACQGEAGEYLQAHEEGYFDWEVAVSLSDVIAGTVIGRNNTDSIVVYKTVGLAVQDVALGTKFLQLAAEHPGIGTALPF from the coding sequence ATGACGTGCCGATTTTATCGCGAGCAGGAAGTTGACCAACTGCTCGACATGGCAACAGCCATCGAGGTTGTGGAAGAAAGCTTTCGGCAACTCGGTACCGGGGGCGCTGAAAACGTCCCTCGGCATCGTGCAAACGCCCCGGGATTTGTCCTGCATGGGATGCACGCCTCGGCCGAATATCTGGGAACCGCCGGCTGGAAGATGTACACCACCACGCGGATTGGTGCCAAGTTTGTGGTGGGGATCTACGATATCGACAGCGGGCAGATGGTCGCCTTGATCGAGGCCGATAAGCTCGGTCAAATGCGGACCGCCGCTTCGTCGGCCGTGGGGGCGCGTTACCTCGCGAAGAAGCCGATCACGCAGTTGGGACTCTTCGGTACCGGCTGGCAAGCCGAGTCGCAGTTGGAAGCCATGGCCACCGAGTTTCCGCTCACCCAGGCGTTTGTTTATTCTCGCGATCAAGAGAAGCGAGAAGCGTTTGCCGAGCGCATGGCCGATAAGTGCCAAATTGAAATCGTGCCGGTCCACAACCCGAAGGATGCCGTGGAAGATCTTCCGCTGGTCATCACGGCCACAACCAGCAAGCACCCTGTGTTTGATGGCAACCTACTTGCCGAGGGAGCCCTGGTCTGCGCGATGGGTGGGAACTGGGCGTTTAAGCGGGAAATTGATGTCGTCACCATTCGCCGGGCCGACAACTGGGTCTGCGACTCGATCGAAGCTTGTCAGGGAGAAGCGGGCGAATACCTACAAGCCCACGAAGAAGGCTACTTCGATTGGGAAGTTGCCGTTTCCCTGTCGGATGTCATCGCCGGCACCGTCATCGGACGCAACAATACCGACAGCATTGTGGTTTACAAGACAGTAGGCCTGGCGGTTCAAGACGTGGCCCTGGGAACCAAGTTCCTGCAGTTGGCCGCCGAACATCCCGGAATTGGGACCGCCCTGCCGTTTTAG
- the xylB gene encoding xylulokinase: MNIYLGIDIGTSGTKTIAMAEDGSILAEASASYPVQHPKPLWSEQDPELWWKATVKTVKKVVQLAKAKPADVKAIGLSGQMHGSVFLDDKDEVIRPALLWNDQRTAAECEEIESRAGSRKKLIKMVANPALTGFTAPKILWLRNNEPKNFERLQKVLLPKDEIRRRLTGEYATEVSDASGMLLLDVSKRAWSTDLLSKLELDPDLLGQVYESEDVTGNLTRQAARKLGLTTECVVVGGAGDCAANALGNGVVKKGILASSLGTSGVMFVHSDEMAADPEGRLHTFCHAVRGKWHMMGVTLCAAGTLEWFVQKLCAEMRGPGGKSDPYTALMKAAEAIPAGSEGLMVLPYLAGERTPHADPDARGSFIGITLKHERAHLTRAIMEGVTYSLRESLEVLNQMDIPVRQVRAGGGGAKSAFWRQMQADVFGKKVVKLNAEQGPAFGVALLAATGAGAYKNIQEACAATISEVAETKPDRAAKKYYDKAFPVYQDLYQSLKEDFKKLGSLDD; this comes from the coding sequence GAAGATGGTTCCATCTTGGCCGAAGCATCTGCTAGCTACCCGGTTCAGCACCCCAAACCCCTTTGGAGCGAGCAAGACCCCGAGCTTTGGTGGAAAGCGACCGTCAAGACAGTCAAAAAGGTGGTGCAGCTTGCCAAGGCGAAGCCTGCGGACGTCAAAGCGATCGGTTTATCGGGGCAGATGCACGGTTCGGTCTTTCTCGATGACAAGGATGAAGTGATTCGTCCGGCACTGCTGTGGAATGACCAGCGTACCGCGGCGGAATGCGAGGAAATTGAATCTCGCGCTGGTAGCCGTAAGAAGCTGATCAAAATGGTGGCCAACCCGGCTCTAACCGGATTCACGGCTCCTAAGATTCTGTGGCTACGCAACAACGAGCCGAAGAACTTCGAGCGACTCCAGAAGGTTCTGCTTCCCAAAGACGAAATTCGACGTCGTCTGACCGGCGAGTATGCCACCGAAGTGAGCGATGCGAGCGGAATGCTGTTGCTGGACGTATCGAAGCGGGCATGGTCGACCGACCTTCTTTCCAAGCTAGAACTCGACCCCGATCTGTTGGGCCAGGTTTACGAGTCGGAAGATGTCACCGGAAACCTGACCAGGCAGGCCGCCAGAAAGTTGGGGCTGACGACCGAGTGTGTTGTGGTCGGCGGGGCAGGGGACTGCGCTGCAAATGCACTGGGCAATGGGGTCGTCAAGAAAGGGATCTTGGCGAGCAGTTTGGGCACAAGCGGGGTGATGTTCGTCCATAGCGATGAAATGGCCGCCGATCCGGAAGGACGTCTGCACACATTTTGCCATGCCGTTCGTGGCAAATGGCACATGATGGGAGTCACACTCTGCGCCGCCGGCACACTGGAATGGTTCGTCCAAAAGCTATGCGCCGAGATGCGCGGCCCAGGCGGCAAGAGCGATCCTTACACCGCGCTCATGAAAGCAGCGGAAGCGATTCCCGCAGGCAGCGAGGGCTTGATGGTCCTGCCTTATCTGGCCGGCGAAAGGACCCCTCATGCCGATCCCGATGCACGCGGCAGCTTCATCGGAATCACCTTGAAGCACGAGCGAGCCCATCTCACACGAGCGATCATGGAAGGGGTCACCTATTCGTTGCGGGAAAGCCTGGAAGTGCTGAACCAGATGGATATCCCCGTTCGCCAGGTTCGCGCCGGAGGTGGTGGCGCGAAGAGTGCGTTCTGGCGACAGATGCAAGCCGATGTGTTTGGTAAAAAGGTTGTTAAGCTGAATGCAGAGCAAGGGCCTGCGTTCGGGGTCGCTTTGTTGGCGGCAACCGGGGCCGGCGCCTATAAGAATATTCAAGAGGCCTGTGCGGCGACGATCAGCGAAGTTGCAGAAACAAAGCCGGATCGCGCGGCCAAGAAGTACTACGATAAAGCATTCCCTGTGTATCAAGACTTGTATCAGTCGCTCAAAGAAGACTTCAAAAAACTAGGAAGCCTCGACGACTGA